Below is a genomic region from Spirosoma radiotolerans.
AAAGCCAGCAAAACAGTCAACAGCCGGTCGAGCAGCAGTTGGTGGTACATAGGGCTACGTTCGTCGTGGCCACCATCGGTTAAAATCTGCCGGTTCATCTCAGAACGCACAAGCCTTGCACCCAGGCGAAACCACCGCTGATGCCGAAAATAAAGGGCGCCGAGCAATAAGGCATAGCCATTTTCGAGCAGGTGGTTCCCACCAATAGCGTATTCCAGCCGATGGCGCAACAAGGTTACCTGAGCGAATAAATGACGGTCAATCATTGCTTGCTGAATTCGATTCCGGCTTAAAAATTCTACCCAGTTTATAATCCGCAGCGACGTTGGGTAAGCTTCCAACCCATCCTGCAATGCATCGGATTGCCGGATAAAATCATGAATGAGCCGAACCCCTGATACAGGACTCATACCGGGCTGGTTCAGAAAATCGAAGTAGTTCAGATTATAGGTCCAGAGTTTACCATAATCCATTGCTCCAGCATGCCGGTAGTTCCAGTTAATCGGCTGGCTACCTGGCGAATACGACTGATTGAGAAATAGAAACGTCCCGGTTTGCCACGATATGGGCTTTTCGGCATCAGGCACCTTTAGGAAATAAGCCGCTGGGGCCGTCCGGGGTAAGCGGAGCCGTGGTCGGCTCCGCAGACGAGTCAGCACCTGAAAGACCAGTTGGCGAACAGTCAGGTACCTGACCGTTCGCCAGATTAATCCGGGCTTACGCAGGTCGATCGGCGCCATTTAATTTCTGTGAAGTGATGCCCATACCTGCAACGGCGACAAACCGCCTTTCCCGCAAACTTTGTAAAGCGGCAAACAGGGTTTGTGTGGTGTTGATAAGTTCGTCAAATGGAATCAGCGATTTTTCTGGCTTAATTTGTCTATTCGTCTGCTCCTGACCCGTGCGAACCTGGTTAATCAAGCGCTTCATCTGCTCGACATGGCCCTTATCCTGCCGTCCCGATAGCTTGGAGAACCCCTTAAATCCGTAGCCGGTCAACGTTCGAAAGTTGTCCAGCACCAGCGTTCGTTCCTGCCAGTAAACCTCTACTCGTTCCTTAGCGTAGGCTTTACTGCCATTGCTGAAGTAATTGATCGTAGCGGTGGAACCGTTCTCGTAGCGCAACAGTATAGAGGCCGAATCACTTGTTTCGGTGGGTTGACGACCCATCGCGTTCAGGCATACGCTCATGACCCGGCTACCCGTCAGAAACGTGATCAGATCGACAAAATGACAAGCCTCGCCCAGGATACGACCCCCCCCGACATCCCGATCATGTACCCACGATGCAGCCAAAATCGATCCTGCATTGACGGTGACAACAATATTCATCGGCAAATCTGCCGACCGTTCACCACCGAGCAGCGTCTTCATTTTTTGCGCATACGGCGAAAAACGCCGATTGAAGCCAACCATCAAGATCCGGCCCGCTTGTTGCTGATGTTCAATCAGCGCGGGTAATTCATGTGGGTAAATAGCCAGTGGTTTTTCCACAAACACATGTTTACCGGCTTTCAGAGCCTCACTAGTCAGTCGGGCGTGGCTATCGTGGCGGGTTGTAATCACGCATAGGTCAATGTCCGGGTCGTTGAGAATTTGCTGGTAGTCTGTGGTGCTTTGGGTAATGCCGAACTTTCTGGCCAACACGGTTGCGCTCAGACCGCCAGCACTGGCGATGGTTTTAATTTCTGCGCCAGCCGCTTTCAGAGCAGATACTAGTATCGCCCCCGTGAAGTTCCCGGCTCCAATGATTCCGATGGTCCCCGAACGCGGCTCATACGCTTGCTCCAGCAACCTGAGCACGGGAGTTAACGCGGCTTGTTCAGGATACGTGAGCAGCGAAGCAATCCGCCCCGACAACTGTAGGTCACTGTATATTTTCTGGTAATCGGTCAACGGCACCACTTCAGTGATCCATGACATTACCTGTAGCTGGCCCGTAGCCATAAATTGGAGGATAGCCTGAAAATTACGATTCGCCGTCCAGCGAACGTAGTCTACTGGATAATCCTGACCTCTTTGTTCGTACGCTTCATCATAACGACCGGGTCCATAGGAACGTGCAACCCGCAGGACGACCTCTTTTTCATATAGATCCGCTCGACTCATCGTTAGGTCTGTCACGCCCACCAGAACAACGGTTCCCTTTCGGCGACTCATACGAACCGCCTGCGACAGGAGTTTATCTATCCGGGAAGAAGCGGTAATAATCACCCCATCGGCTCCTAGGCCGGTAGTCATTGACATAACCGCGTTGATCGGCTCCACTCCCCGTGCCGGGTTGATAACGGTTATGCCGCGTGCTGTCGCCAACTGGCCTTTTGCTTCGACAATTTCGATACCAATAACCTGACAACCACTGATTCGGAGCAATTCCGCCGTCATCAGGCCAAGTAGACCCAATCCAATGACCACAACCGTTTCGCCAGCGGACGGGGCCAGGAGCCGAATACTATTCAGGCTGATGGCTCCGATAACAGTAAAAGCCGCTTCGTCGTCACTCACCGCATCGGGAATGAGCGCCACCAGATTTCGTGGCACACAAACGACTTCAGCATGATATCCGTTGGATGCCACCCGGTCGCCAACGCAAAGATCAGTAACCCCGTCGCCCACGGCCAGTACGGTCCCGACATTGCAGTAGCCCAGCGGCACCGGCTGATTCAATTTACGAATCACCGCACCGATCGTTGTTCGCAGGCCATCCGACTGAATTTTTTCAACGACCTGCTTTACTCTATCGGGCTGCTGACGAACCTTGTTCAGCAGGCTGGCTTTGCCGAACTCGACCAGCATTCGTTCCGTACCCAACGATACCAGCGACCTCCCTGTTTGAATCAACACCTGTCCCGGTTGTACCTGGGGCGTTGGCACATCCATGAGCAGCGTCTCACCGGTTTTGACGTTCTGGATGAGCTGTTTCATAATGAAGTTAGTATTCTGGCAATGCGGCCAGCAGCCTGTCCGTCCCACAAAGGCGGCACTTGCCCGGTTTTGACGCGACCGTCCAGAATTTCCTTCACCTTCCGTAGTGCCGTTTCGGGTTTCAGGTCATCAAGTAGCTGATTGGTACCCAGGTCGACGGTTACCGGTCGTTCGGTCGAGTGGCGAAAGGTCAGGCAAGGCACGTTGAGGTAAGTCGTTTCTTCCTGAATCCCACCCGAATCCGTAATGACGAGGCTCGCATTATCCATCAAATTCAGAAATTCGAGGTATCCCTGTGGCTCCAGAAGACGCACACCCGGAATGGCAACCAAACGGTCCATCAGGCCAAATTGAGTTAGGTTGGCGCGGGTACGCGGGTGAATTGGGAACAGCACTGTTTTGTGTTGAGCAATGCCCCGAATCAGTTGTAGAAGCTTTTCCAGACCAGTTTCTGTATCCACATTAGCCGGCCGGTGCAGGGTGATCAGTACATACTGCTGGGGAAATACGCCCAACAGCGTAAGCGTGTTTAGCTTAGTCGCTTTCTGCCGATACTGTACGAGTGAATCAATCATGACATTACCGACAAAATGGACTTTTTCATGGGAGATACCTTCGCGCCGAAGGTTATCCAGCCCGGACTGTTCGGTTACGAACAATACATCGGCGATCCGGTCGGTTTCAATTCGATTAAACTCCTCAGGCATCCGGTCATCGCCCGACCGCAGGCCCGCTTCGACATGCGCCACCCGAACACCCCGTTGAGCCGCCACCCGTGCGCAGGCCAGCGTACTGGTCACGTCACCCACCACCAGTACCCAATCGGGCTGCTCGGCATGAAGCACCGCGTCGAATTTGTGCATCATATCCGCCATCTGCTGCGTCGGTGAGCCGGGTAATGCGTTCAGAAAATGATCTGGTTGTGGCAAATCGAGCTGCCGAATGAATATATCGCTCAACAGATGATCGTAATGCTGACCGGTATGAACAATCTTAGACTGGGTGTTCGGTTGCGATAGAAAAGCCCGATGCAGGGGCGCCACTTTCATGAAATTCGGACGGGCACCAACGATGCTAAGGACGTTCATATCGAGTTTATTTAGATCTGATTTATGGATCGTGAAAACCCGTTACACGGATTGTCGTATTCGTATCCAGTGCCTCTTTCGTTTTGAGCATCAGATAACCCGTCTCCCAGATCATTTTCAGGCTTTCCTGCTTTGACGCATCTGTCCGCATCAGGTAACTAGTTTTGATGGATTGCTGATGACCGTGATCCCGAAACCACAGCCGACGGCGGATCACCCTGGCGTTATTATCCAGCCGCAACGTTTGAAAGTCCGTCAGGCTGACTAGCAGATTTCCCTTATGGGCATTCAGCGTTTCCCGAACGCCCTCGAACGTATGTCCTTTGGCCGAGAAGGTAATGGTTCCAATGGAGCCATCAGCGAATAGATACGAAACGCTGATGTCACAGTCGGCCCGGCGCGAACGGGCAGGAATAATCTGGATGGGAAACCGATTCGGCTCAGGGATTAACCGCATCGTGAAATCAATCCAATGGCATAAATTACCCAAAATTCGCCCGCCCTCTTCCTCAGCAAAATACCAGTGTCCATCAGGAATAGCATGGCCCGCCACAAACCAATTTAGCATCGCAGGGCCAGTCTGTGTGTCTAATTGTTGTTTTAAGAACTCCCCAAGTTTGCTTTCGGGCCGATTGAAACCCAGCCTAACGCACCCTTTATACGCGCGTATAGCCGTACACAACCGCACCAGTTGATCTTCACTGACTACATGCGGTTTTTCGATGTGCACGGCCTTCCCCTGCCGGATGGCAGCCATAGCGTACTCAGCATGCGATGCGTGATTGGAAACAATATAGATCAGGTCAATGTGTGGATCGTTTATGAGATCGTCGGCGGAGTTTGTGTAATAATCGGTCCTGTATCGCTGAGCCAGCGAAATGGCTTTGTTTAAGTCGGTATCCATAACACCCCGAATAACCGCGCCGAAGTTTTTATGAATGTAATAGGCCACGTTGGCATAAGCGAACTTTCCACAACCCAGTATGCCCACGTGTTTACCCGTCGACTCGGTAGGAACAGACAGTGGCTGCTGCCCAGTAAACTCTTTTTTCATGTGGTAATGCGCCTGCACTTTCATCCAGGTTCGGGCGAGGCCGAATAGTCGAACATACCGAATTACTTTCCGGAGACTGACGCGTATCGGTTGCTGGGTATAGTCCATAAGGATTCAGGTACGGTTCGCATTCTGGCGGCCTGATAGAAATCCACCCAGACAAGCGGGTTAAGCGAGCTGTCGTAATCCCGGCGGGCCAAACAAAGGGCTTGTGTCCGATAGCGCTCATACTGGTCGGGCGGCATCGTCAGGAATGGCTCGATAGCCTGCTGAAGTAAAGCGGGTTCGTTGGGCACCCAACGGCCGGCAGCCTCCTGTTCCAGCACCTGCCAGGGCGTATTGGCTGAAGCGATGACGGGTGTACCCTGTGCCAGCGCTTCGATAACGACGTTACCAAAGTTTTCGGAATGCGAGGGTAAAATCAACACGTGCGCATTGGCATATAGTTGTTCTTTGCGTTGATCCTGCACCGGCCCGACAAACGATACCTTTCCAGAAAGGCCCAACGTTATTAGGGACTCCTTCAATTTTTGGGCGTACAGTTTGTCTGTTTCAGGGCCAGCCACCACCAGTGAATAACGGCTTTGCTTAAACACTGTTGATGCACTGAGGGCTTTCAGTAAACGATCAATGGCTTTTATAGGGTGCAACCGACCCATAAACAATAGATACGGCTGTGCTACCCGAGTGGCTAAAGCTGGCCGTTCCATCATCGTTCGGCGCACACCGACCCGTGCATAGGGACCAAAATGATGCCGTATTTGATTGGCCTCCTCTGCACAAGTAGCATGAAACAAAACGCTCGACCGGAACCTCTTAAAAATGGGCAGTAAGAACCGCTTCAGGCGTGGCCGAAACTGGAGTGCCGCCGGGCTTAGTTCGCCGTGGGGCGACCACACAACGGGCTTATTCAGAAGTTGACACAGGACGACCCAAACAAATGAAGCGGGATAAAACAGGCTGTTCACATGCACCACATCCGCTTCTCGGATGGCTTTCCAACCATACCAGATGTGTTTGATAGGCAGGTAAAAGTGCGGGTTTTGTGTATAAATCACCCGCCCGTAATCCCGCATTAACCAGCTATCCAGCGGTGTGCATACGGGGACATCCTCTGAGGTAGCCACCACGGCTACCTCATGCCCAGCCCTGGTCAGCATTCTGGCCTGCCAATGGATGGTGCTGGCAGCTCCACTTGCCTGAGCCGGATAAAATCGGTCGGCCGATATAACTATCTTCATAAAAAAGTTGGTGAATAGACGTGACTAAGCTGATACTGTTGGTCATACAGCACTTTATAGCGCTCAGCAGCCCGGTTGATGGTGTATTGCTGCGCATTTTTCAGGCCGGCATCGATCAGGGTTTGTCGGTAAGTATCATCCTGAATAAGCCGCTCTATACCCATTCGAATGGCGGCTATGTCAGTTGGGTCAACCAAATGAGCTGCATCAGCGGCCAGTTCCTGCATTGGCGAAACCCTGGCCGTAATCACGACCCGCCCCACAGCATTGGCTTCAAGAATGGGCAGGCCAAAGCCCTCCTGGGTCGAGATGAACGTAATAATATCACTTTCGTTGTATAGCTCAACGACTTGCTCTTTGGGTAAGCTAACATACTGCCGATATTGAATCTGCCGCTGCTGTAATTCAGCAATCAGTTTATCGGTTAAGGATCCGACAATGAGGAGCATACAGGGCATTGCCTCGATGGCCGCCATCAGGCGGGCTACATTTTTATGCCGAGCCGTTCCCAATTGCAACAGTCTCGGTTGCTGGTGCATAAAAGCCCTGGGACGATGCGTGAACAAAGGATCATAGCCATTGGGAACAACCTGCACTTTATGAGCTATACGCCCTACATACCGGATCAACTCCTGCCTGGTGTTTTCCGAAACGGCCGTCACAACACCGGCCCGACGAATGGGCAGGTAATACCAAAGCAGCCAGAAAATCAGGTACCGGACTGGTCGTTTGCGGTTATTGGTCAATAAAAAGCAGTCGTGAATGGTCAGTATCGTGCGCGACGCGGGTAAGGCCAGTGCCGCATAATGAATATCGCCCGTAATATGAAAAAGATCGGCAGTAAGCTGTTTTATGAAACGTAGATTTTGCCAGACCGGTCGTAGACCCCGACTCACATACGGCAAGCGAATGGCCTGTGTGTTTACACCCAGACCCGCCACCTCAACCCGAACACTATCGAACAACTGGTCGATGCTATAGCCAGTGCCGGGGCTTCGAAACAGGTATAGAACAGTCATAGGCGAATTATAAGTGAATGCCAACGCGCTTGGATACCCAAAAAAGCAGCGCAATAAACAGGGCGTTGTTCAGCAAACTGCCCCAGGTTGAGAGCAGATCGGTTTCCATCGTTAGACAGCCGATGTATAGCATTGGTAACCAAAAGATCAGTGAAGGCATGCGTTCTGCCAGGCGCAGGACGTAATGAAAAGCGCCACCCAGCAATAATCCGTAGAACAGGGCGAAGAGCACACCGCCATACCCAAAATTCACGTAGCCCTCTCCTAACGGCGACAAATTAATACTCGTATTTTCGGTCTGTCGCAGGCTCGTAAAGCGCCGTATGTTTTCATAGCCACCCGTTTGCGGTTTATTCGCCCAGAACAGCCGGGGAATAAACGGGTAGATCAATGACAGCAATACCGCTCCCCTGGCATAGTCTTCGTGCAGCGGTACTTTGGCCATAGCGCTCCCAATCATAATGCCCTGATTAAACCGAACAAAGGAGAGAAACGCATGATCGGCGTTCAGCAGTTTTTCAGGGTGGGTAAGCCGATCCGCGAGCAGTTCAGCCATCAGCGTCGTATTTGCCGTCCGCTCCGCCCGACTGTAGCCCCAGGTGTTATACCGGTATTCGCCTTTGATCGACTGAATCAGTAACAAAAAGGCGAAAGCAGAAAGGATAACGGTTGTTTTCAACGAAGTGGTTATCCGATCCGGCATACCGGCGGCCAGGAAAAGAACCGCCAGCAGGAGCCAAAAGAATAGATCGCCGAACATGCCAGTCCATACCGTATTGACCAGCAGGACCATTGCAGCAAGACCGATCACGACAAACCGGTAGGGGCTTCGGGAATAGTAAGCATAAAACGCACTGATGCACAGGCAGTACGACGGTATCGTGCCGACCATTGCAGGTGCTGTCGGCACAATCATTTTAATAATAAACCCCAGCAAACCAATGGCTAACAAAACGATACAGGTTGCTGGCTTTGTCTGGAGATACGCGGTCCCGGCCTGCATATACACTACGTGCGTACGCCCCAAATCACGACTACTAAACCTGTTCAGACCCGCATAAAACGCCAGGAAAGCCGGTAACGCATAGCTAAAATAAACCGTTGAGTCAATCGGCATCGACGACGGAAACACCCAGTATGTCAGGGCCGGAACCAGCAAAATTTCCAGCGACGCAATGAAACTGATGCAGGGCAACAGCGCTATCGTTTTGCCAATTTTCGCTACGAATACTAGAAATACATGGGCTGATACTGCTACCGCCAAGGCCTCTAAAACGGTACTTTCCACCAGATACATGGCCAGCCCAATGAGACCAACGCTCGCTAACAGAGCTTTCATCAGACAGTTAGTTTTATTCCTGTCGAACTCACCAGCGAGTGCATTCCCAACGTATGGATTAGCTGCCCGACGCGGTGATCGAGGGTATGGTACTGCTGAAAATGAGTGTACTGTCGGTTGGCTAATTCGTGCCGTTCGTTGGCGTGCGTCAGGTAATACCGGATTTTATCAATGGCTTCGTCAATCGTTCGAAAGGTCACTGCATCGGCCGGAACGCCCGTATAATCGACAATGGTTGGTTTGTAGTCGCAGAGTTGAAACCCGCCAATGCCGTTAATTTCAAAGTACTTCTGATTAACGGACGTGACTTCGGCATAATGCAGATTATTGAAAACGATTCGGGCACCATACAGCAACCGGTTTTTCTCCGCGCCAACCAAATACTGCCCACGATAGGCCGACTGCACAGCCCGACGCAAATAGGGGCCTTCGGCACCAAACACGGCTACACGGATACCGGCGCGCAGAAGCCGGTCAGCCATACGGGCCCGATAGGCGTACAAATTGCCGTAAACCAGCACATCAATATTGGTTTGTGCTTCGGCAGCGGCCTTGTCAATAATTGGCTTTTGGTGGATGCGTGGATTAAATCCTTCGGGTAGGTAATGCGCGTTTGCGCCAAGTTTGGTCCGCAGGAAATCAACGATGTACGGTTCTTTCGAGAAATAATAATCGAAATCAGCCGCGATAATCTGCTGCTTCTCCAGATTTGAGAGGGCATCGGGATTCAGTTGAACCACGGGAACGCCAGGCAAGTATTGCTTGATGTGTTCCACAAGGATCGGATGCAGATGGCGGTAGACAATAACTACCAGATCGGGCCGAAGTGCAGCAATTTTACTGGCCAATCGGGCGTTCACCAGCCGGTCGTAAGGTTCGTTGAAGCGGGACAGCCAGTAATGTAGGCGGGCCGAAACAGGCAATACATCCGGTATATCCAACACGGTAACGTCATGCCCCAGCGTCTTGAAGGAGTCCCACAGATGGTACTCGAACGAATCGAACAACCGGCTTCCAACAAGGACTACATTCATCGCATTATCCCAATTAAAGTCGCCAGTAGTCGATTTCATCGTCTTTTCGCACGGCATATAACCCCTTCAAATCCAACAGGATAGGAGCCGTTTTCATCAGCGACTTAAAGTAGGCGATATCAAGCGTCCGATAGGCATCATGCCCAACAGCCACAATCACAGCATCATACTGTGTAGAGGGGCTATCCAGCAGGCTCATATTGTAGGTCTGGGCAACCTCATTGGGCGATGCATACGGATCAACAACGTGAACGTTGATGGCGTATTTCATCAGCTCCCGCACCAGATCAGCCACTTTGGAGTTTCGAATATCGGCGATATTCTCCTTGAACGTCAGCCCCATAACCAGCACTTTCGTTTGGGCCGGATTGGTATCGCGATGGAGCAACATCTGCACCAGTTTGGTGGCAACAAAAGCGGGCATACCGTCGTTGATCCGCCGACCGGAGTTAATTACCTGCGGATCGTAGCCAAGCTGCCGGGCTTTATAAAGCAGATAATACGGATCAATGCCGATGCAGTGGCCACCAACCAGCCCCGGTGTGAAGGGCAGAAAATTCCATTTCGTGGATGCCGCGTTAATAACCTCCTGGGTGTCGATACCGAGCTTGTCAAAAATGATGGCCAGCTCATTCATCAGCGAGATATTCAGGTCACGCTGCACATTTTCAATTACTTTGGCCGCTTCGGCCACCTTGATACTCGGTGCTGTGTATATGCCCGCGCGGATAATGCAGCCGTATACATCGGCAATGGTCTGAGCGGCCTCGGTATCACTTCCCGAAACGACCTTCAGAATATCCGTCAGCGTTCGCACTTTGTCGCCGGGGTTGATGCGCTCGGGCGAGTAACCCAGTTTGAACTCCTCTCCCAGCCTTAAACCAGACTGCTGGATTAAAACAGGCAGGCAGTCATCCTCGGTGCAGCCCGGATACACCGTCGATTCATAAACGACATAGTCGCCTGGTTTCAGCGCCCGCCCGATCAGCTCAGACGCTCGTTGCAGCGGTTTCAGGTCGGGCACTTTATAATCATCGACGGGCGTAGGCACGGCAACAACAAAGAAATGAGCTTGTTGAAGATCGTCAGGATTCGCCGTAAACGTAATGTCAGCGCCTTCAAATGCCTCGGCGGCTATTTGCCGGGACGGGTCTTCCCATCGTTGTAAACGGGTTATCCGGTCGGGGTTAGTATCGAAACCAATGACCCGAAACTGGCGGGCAAAGGCAAGCGCAAGCGGCAGGCCTACATAGCCCAGGCCGATAACGGCAATTTGTTTTTCTTTCTGTCGAAGAGCGGTCAGCAACGGGTCGGGTTCGTTAAAGGGATAAAACT
It encodes:
- a CDS encoding bi-domain-containing oxidoreductase, whose product is MKQLIQNVKTGETLLMDVPTPQVQPGQVLIQTGRSLVSLGTERMLVEFGKASLLNKVRQQPDRVKQVVEKIQSDGLRTTIGAVIRKLNQPVPLGYCNVGTVLAVGDGVTDLCVGDRVASNGYHAEVVCVPRNLVALIPDAVSDDEAAFTVIGAISLNSIRLLAPSAGETVVVIGLGLLGLMTAELLRISGCQVIGIEIVEAKGQLATARGITVINPARGVEPINAVMSMTTGLGADGVIITASSRIDKLLSQAVRMSRRKGTVVLVGVTDLTMSRADLYEKEVVLRVARSYGPGRYDEAYEQRGQDYPVDYVRWTANRNFQAILQFMATGQLQVMSWITEVVPLTDYQKIYSDLQLSGRIASLLTYPEQAALTPVLRLLEQAYEPRSGTIGIIGAGNFTGAILVSALKAAGAEIKTIASAGGLSATVLARKFGITQSTTDYQQILNDPDIDLCVITTRHDSHARLTSEALKAGKHVFVEKPLAIYPHELPALIEHQQQAGRILMVGFNRRFSPYAQKMKTLLGGERSADLPMNIVVTVNAGSILAASWVHDRDVGGGRILGEACHFVDLITFLTGSRVMSVCLNAMGRQPTETSDSASILLRYENGSTATINYFSNGSKAYAKERVEVYWQERTLVLDNFRTLTGYGFKGFSKLSGRQDKGHVEQMKRLINQVRTGQEQTNRQIKPEKSLIPFDELINTTQTLFAALQSLRERRFVAVAGMGITSQKLNGADRPA
- the wecB gene encoding non-hydrolyzing UDP-N-acetylglucosamine 2-epimerase; this encodes MNVLSIVGARPNFMKVAPLHRAFLSQPNTQSKIVHTGQHYDHLLSDIFIRQLDLPQPDHFLNALPGSPTQQMADMMHKFDAVLHAEQPDWVLVVGDVTSTLACARVAAQRGVRVAHVEAGLRSGDDRMPEEFNRIETDRIADVLFVTEQSGLDNLRREGISHEKVHFVGNVMIDSLVQYRQKATKLNTLTLLGVFPQQYVLITLHRPANVDTETGLEKLLQLIRGIAQHKTVLFPIHPRTRANLTQFGLMDRLVAIPGVRLLEPQGYLEFLNLMDNASLVITDSGGIQEETTYLNVPCLTFRHSTERPVTVDLGTNQLLDDLKPETALRKVKEILDGRVKTGQVPPLWDGQAAGRIARILTSL
- a CDS encoding Gfo/Idh/MocA family protein, which encodes MDYTQQPIRVSLRKVIRYVRLFGLARTWMKVQAHYHMKKEFTGQQPLSVPTESTGKHVGILGCGKFAYANVAYYIHKNFGAVIRGVMDTDLNKAISLAQRYRTDYYTNSADDLINDPHIDLIYIVSNHASHAEYAMAAIRQGKAVHIEKPHVVSEDQLVRLCTAIRAYKGCVRLGFNRPESKLGEFLKQQLDTQTGPAMLNWFVAGHAIPDGHWYFAEEEGGRILGNLCHWIDFTMRLIPEPNRFPIQIIPARSRRADCDISVSYLFADGSIGTITFSAKGHTFEGVRETLNAHKGNLLVSLTDFQTLRLDNNARVIRRRLWFRDHGHQQSIKTSYLMRTDASKQESLKMIWETGYLMLKTKEALDTNTTIRVTGFHDP
- a CDS encoding glycosyltransferase; amino-acid sequence: MKIVISADRFYPAQASGAASTIHWQARMLTRAGHEVAVVATSEDVPVCTPLDSWLMRDYGRVIYTQNPHFYLPIKHIWYGWKAIREADVVHVNSLFYPASFVWVVLCQLLNKPVVWSPHGELSPAALQFRPRLKRFLLPIFKRFRSSVLFHATCAEEANQIRHHFGPYARVGVRRTMMERPALATRVAQPYLLFMGRLHPIKAIDRLLKALSASTVFKQSRYSLVVAGPETDKLYAQKLKESLITLGLSGKVSFVGPVQDQRKEQLYANAHVLILPSHSENFGNVVIEALAQGTPVIASANTPWQVLEQEAAGRWVPNEPALLQQAIEPFLTMPPDQYERYRTQALCLARRDYDSSLNPLVWVDFYQAARMRTVPESLWTIPSNRYASVSGK
- a CDS encoding glycosyltransferase family 4 protein, encoding MTVLYLFRSPGTGYSIDQLFDSVRVEVAGLGVNTQAIRLPYVSRGLRPVWQNLRFIKQLTADLFHITGDIHYAALALPASRTILTIHDCFLLTNNRKRPVRYLIFWLLWYYLPIRRAGVVTAVSENTRQELIRYVGRIAHKVQVVPNGYDPLFTHRPRAFMHQQPRLLQLGTARHKNVARLMAAIEAMPCMLLIVGSLTDKLIAELQQRQIQYRQYVSLPKEQVVELYNESDIITFISTQEGFGLPILEANAVGRVVITARVSPMQELAADAAHLVDPTDIAAIRMGIERLIQDDTYRQTLIDAGLKNAQQYTINRAAERYKVLYDQQYQLSHVYSPTFL
- a CDS encoding CgeB family protein; the protein is MKSTTGDFNWDNAMNVVLVGSRLFDSFEYHLWDSFKTLGHDVTVLDIPDVLPVSARLHYWLSRFNEPYDRLVNARLASKIAALRPDLVVIVYRHLHPILVEHIKQYLPGVPVVQLNPDALSNLEKQQIIAADFDYYFSKEPYIVDFLRTKLGANAHYLPEGFNPRIHQKPIIDKAAAEAQTNIDVLVYGNLYAYRARMADRLLRAGIRVAVFGAEGPYLRRAVQSAYRGQYLVGAEKNRLLYGARIVFNNLHYAEVTSVNQKYFEINGIGGFQLCDYKPTIVDYTGVPADAVTFRTIDEAIDKIRYYLTHANERHELANRQYTHFQQYHTLDHRVGQLIHTLGMHSLVSSTGIKLTV
- a CDS encoding nucleotide sugar dehydrogenase, which gives rise to MLTALRQKEKQIAVIGLGYVGLPLALAFARQFRVIGFDTNPDRITRLQRWEDPSRQIAAEAFEGADITFTANPDDLQQAHFFVVAVPTPVDDYKVPDLKPLQRASELIGRALKPGDYVVYESTVYPGCTEDDCLPVLIQQSGLRLGEEFKLGYSPERINPGDKVRTLTDILKVVSGSDTEAAQTIADVYGCIIRAGIYTAPSIKVAEAAKVIENVQRDLNISLMNELAIIFDKLGIDTQEVINAASTKWNFLPFTPGLVGGHCIGIDPYYLLYKARQLGYDPQVINSGRRINDGMPAFVATKLVQMLLHRDTNPAQTKVLVMGLTFKENIADIRNSKVADLVRELMKYAINVHVVDPYASPNEVAQTYNMSLLDSPSTQYDAVIVAVGHDAYRTLDIAYFKSLMKTAPILLDLKGLYAVRKDDEIDYWRL